One region of Juglans regia cultivar Chandler chromosome 4, Walnut 2.0, whole genome shotgun sequence genomic DNA includes:
- the LOC108988656 gene encoding uncharacterized protein LOC108988656, which translates to MRRRDLLFEEGDWVYLKVSPMKGVKCFGKKEKLSSRYVGPFEILEKVGPIAYHIALPEYFGEIHDVFHVLSLKKSFGQQEPRFVDPGNIQLQSDLTYEVVPTQILDRKDQQLRSKMRPLVMESWGDPLAQDYSWERETNMRKFYPYLFG; encoded by the coding sequence ATGAGGAGAAGAGATCTATTatttgaagaaggtgattgggtaTACCTCAAAGTTTCTCCAATGAAAGGCGTTAAGTGTTTTGGTAAGAAAGAGAAACTTAGCTCGAGGTATGTTGGTCCTTTTGAAATTCTGGAGAAGGTTGGACCTATTGCTTACCATATTGCTTTGCCAGAATATTTTGGAGAGATTCATGATGTTTTCCACGTGTTGTCATTGAAGAAGAgctttggacagcaagagccacgttttgttgatCCAGGAAACATTCAACTCCAGTCTGATCTCACGTATGAAGTTGTGCCAACTCAGATCTTGGACAGAAAGGACCAACAATTGAGATCCAAGATGAGACCTTTAGTTATGGAATCTTGGGGAGATCCTTTGGCTCAAGATTATTcatgggagagagagacaaaCATGAGAAAGTTCTACCCTTACTTGTTTGGGTAG